The following proteins come from a genomic window of Deltaproteobacteria bacterium IMCC39524:
- a CDS encoding ABC transporter ATP-binding protein: MTDLLEIQNIRKTFPGVIALDNISLSIAPGEIHTLLGENGAGKSTLMNVLTGLYRPDRGEILFNGTPIHFNSPRDSLAVGIGMVHQHFMLVPAHTVFENILLALDGVPLLFSRRKYKQQVQKILDEFELDLDLDDPVWKLSIGAQQWIELIKLLVRDCRLLILDEPTAVLTPQESARLFQVLNRLRDQGKSILFISHKMREVMEISDRVTVLKKGCSLTTLKRGEYDENRLASLMIGEDQIPMWIKPACKHDQLALEIKNLSVSNTRGRADLDNFNMKLYSGQILGVAGVAGNGQKPLAEVLTGLKEATSGRILAGDKDITNSTARSSYIAGIAHIPEDRKSIGIAPDMTVGDNLIMKNFNSKVFRRWIFQDRAAIRKNATAKIDQFAIKAGPDGNPVRYLSGGNIQKVIIARELSEKPAVLVALYPTRGLDIGSAEYVHKVIIDGANQGMSTILISEDLDELLKLSDEIVVMFRGRLVGCVDPQTTTREEIGLLMSGEVQT, from the coding sequence ATGACTGATCTCCTCGAAATCCAGAACATCCGTAAGACTTTTCCCGGCGTCATCGCTCTGGACAACATCTCTTTGTCTATTGCTCCCGGTGAAATCCACACCCTGCTAGGCGAGAACGGTGCCGGCAAAAGTACCCTGATGAACGTCTTGACCGGCCTTTACCGACCGGATCGAGGCGAGATCCTGTTTAACGGCACACCGATTCATTTCAACAGCCCGCGGGATTCTCTGGCCGTAGGCATCGGCATGGTCCATCAGCATTTCATGCTGGTCCCCGCCCACACGGTTTTTGAAAACATCCTCTTGGCACTGGATGGCGTTCCCCTGCTCTTTTCCCGGCGCAAGTATAAACAACAAGTGCAAAAGATACTCGACGAGTTCGAGCTCGACCTTGATCTGGATGATCCGGTCTGGAAGCTGTCGATAGGCGCCCAGCAGTGGATCGAACTGATCAAGCTGCTGGTCAGGGACTGCCGCCTGCTGATTCTGGATGAGCCGACAGCCGTTCTGACCCCCCAGGAAAGCGCACGACTTTTCCAGGTTCTGAACCGACTGCGCGACCAGGGCAAGAGCATCCTTTTCATCTCCCACAAGATGCGCGAAGTGATGGAGATCTCCGATCGTGTCACCGTACTGAAAAAGGGCTGCAGCCTGACCACCCTGAAGCGGGGCGAATATGATGAGAACCGCCTGGCATCACTGATGATCGGCGAAGACCAGATCCCCATGTGGATCAAGCCCGCCTGCAAGCACGATCAATTGGCCCTGGAGATCAAGAACCTGTCGGTGAGTAACACCCGTGGCCGGGCGGACCTCGACAATTTCAACATGAAGCTCTACAGCGGCCAGATTCTGGGTGTCGCTGGAGTCGCCGGTAACGGCCAGAAGCCTCTGGCCGAAGTCCTCACCGGCCTCAAGGAAGCAACCAGCGGCCGGATCCTGGCTGGCGACAAAGACATCACCAACAGTACGGCAAGAAGTTCCTATATAGCAGGCATCGCCCATATTCCCGAGGATCGCAAAAGCATCGGCATCGCCCCCGACATGACGGTTGGCGATAACCTGATCATGAAAAACTTCAACTCCAAGGTTTTTCGTCGCTGGATCTTCCAGGACCGCGCCGCCATCCGTAAGAACGCAACCGCCAAGATCGACCAGTTTGCGATCAAGGCCGGCCCCGACGGCAACCCGGTCCGTTACCTCTCCGGCGGCAATATCCAGAAGGTCATCATCGCCCGCGAGTTGTCCGAAAAACCCGCCGTGCTGGTGGCCCTCTACCCGACCCGCGGCCTCGACATCGGCAGCGCCGAATATGTACACAAAGTCATTATCGACGGTGCCAACCAGGGGATGAGCACGATCCTGATTTCCGAAGACCTGGACGAGCTGCTCAAGCTCTCCGACGAGATTGTCGTCATGTTCCGTGGTCGCCTGGTCGGTTGCGTCGACCCACAGACAACCACCCGCGAAGAGATCGGCCTGTTGATGAGCGGCGAGGTGCAGACATGA
- a CDS encoding BMP family ABC transporter substrate-binding protein: MKRFAFLALAILLILPQLATTAEASDKKIKAGFIYVGPVGDAGWTYAHDEGRKEMEELSFVEPSTYIESVPEGAESARVINGLVRKGHNLVFTTSFGYMDATLDVAKRNKDVVFMHCSGFKSAENVGNYFGRMYEPRYLSGIVAGKMTKKNVIGYVAAFPIPEVIRGINAFTLGVQSVNPDAQVRVVWTQTWFDPGVERDAADSLLDVGADVLTMHQDAPATLQAAEARGAYVIGYNSDMREFAPNAFLTAPIWNWGPLYSKVAQEVKDGTWKSESIWWGMKEELVQLAPLNDKIPADVKALVAEKTAAIKAGTLHPFAGPITDQDGKIQVAAGSTHDDGQLLGMSYFVKGVQGTIPK; the protein is encoded by the coding sequence ATGAAAAGATTTGCTTTTTTGGCTCTTGCCATACTGCTGATCCTGCCCCAGTTGGCGACCACCGCCGAGGCAAGCGACAAGAAGATCAAAGCCGGCTTTATCTACGTCGGACCGGTCGGTGACGCCGGCTGGACCTATGCTCACGACGAGGGCCGTAAAGAGATGGAAGAGCTCTCGTTTGTCGAGCCGTCCACCTATATTGAATCCGTTCCTGAAGGTGCTGAATCTGCACGCGTTATCAACGGCCTGGTCCGCAAAGGCCACAACCTGGTCTTCACCACCAGCTTCGGCTACATGGACGCGACCCTGGACGTTGCCAAGCGCAACAAAGACGTCGTCTTCATGCACTGCTCAGGATTCAAGTCTGCCGAGAACGTTGGCAACTACTTCGGTCGCATGTATGAACCCCGCTACCTCTCCGGCATCGTTGCCGGCAAAATGACTAAAAAGAACGTCATCGGCTACGTTGCCGCCTTCCCGATTCCGGAAGTGATTCGCGGCATCAACGCCTTCACCCTCGGCGTACAGAGTGTTAACCCGGACGCACAGGTTCGCGTCGTCTGGACCCAGACCTGGTTCGACCCAGGTGTCGAGCGTGACGCAGCCGACAGTCTGCTTGATGTTGGTGCCGACGTGCTAACCATGCACCAGGACGCTCCGGCCACCCTGCAGGCGGCCGAAGCTCGCGGCGCTTACGTGATCGGCTACAACTCCGATATGCGAGAGTTCGCCCCCAACGCCTTCCTTACCGCGCCGATCTGGAACTGGGGCCCGCTCTACTCGAAAGTCGCCCAGGAAGTCAAAGACGGCACCTGGAAATCAGAGTCGATCTGGTGGGGCATGAAAGAGGAACTGGTGCAGCTGGCACCGCTTAACGATAAGATCCCTGCCGACGTCAAGGCACTGGTCGCAGAAAAAACGGCCGCGATCAAAGCGGGCACACTGCACCCCTTCGCCGGTCCGATCACGGATCAGGACGGCAAAATCCAGGTGGCCGCAGGCAGCACCCATGACGACGGTCAACTGCTCGGCATGAGCTACTTCGTCAAAGGTGTACAAGGCACCATCCCCAAGTAA
- a CDS encoding TetR/AcrR family transcriptional regulator — translation MSGVREQKKQQTRKAIIDAAVKLFTVKGFEQTSMDELARAAGVGKGTIYGYFKAKEEIFLSYCEAELEFAFAALDRKIDEEASLVDQLVAYMMGQITFVTENREFGRIFAREMTFPGENTRLRSRDLDMRYLNKLGEVLGRAQLRGELPAESELLLLIAHLHALYILVLSSIYSGDVTSLENAKIFCRSLVLQALHGPAAIAQAPVDVQKGWQELRQKFLEQRKLEM, via the coding sequence ATGTCTGGAGTGCGTGAACAGAAAAAACAGCAGACGCGCAAGGCTATTATCGATGCGGCGGTCAAACTCTTCACAGTAAAGGGTTTTGAACAGACCAGTATGGATGAGCTGGCCCGCGCGGCCGGTGTTGGCAAGGGTACTATTTACGGGTATTTCAAGGCTAAGGAAGAGATTTTTCTGTCTTATTGCGAGGCTGAGCTCGAATTTGCTTTCGCCGCGCTGGATCGTAAGATCGACGAAGAGGCCTCCCTGGTTGACCAGTTGGTCGCCTACATGATGGGGCAGATTACCTTTGTCACGGAGAACCGAGAGTTTGGTCGCATCTTCGCCCGCGAGATGACCTTCCCCGGCGAGAATACCCGATTAAGGAGCCGTGACCTGGATATGCGCTACCTGAACAAGCTCGGAGAGGTCCTGGGCCGGGCGCAGCTTCGCGGCGAGTTGCCTGCGGAGAGTGAACTTCTGCTCCTGATCGCCCATCTGCACGCACTCTACATTCTGGTTCTGTCGTCCATTTACAGTGGCGATGTGACGAGCCTAGAAAATGCGAAAATATTCTGCCGCTCACTGGTCCTGCAGGCCCTGCACGGTCCAGCGGCGATAGCTCAGGCCCCGGTGGACGTTCAAAAGGGTTGGCAAGAGTTGAGACAGAAATTTTTAGAGCAGCGCAAGCTCGAAATGTGA
- a CDS encoding TolC family protein, which translates to MRKIVIALILLAFSTTSFAETETLSLQQALALGLQYNFDLQISRLDVERADAGIMGEEGRFDVLAELGLGVSRDERPVDSTLIADDLVSTDKASAEAALSKTFATGLQTRLSLIGESNDTDALADRLDPAYRTYLVLDFTQPLLKDMGIDINTTSLQIARTRQQQAALGYLSRAQQLAAEIELTYLDLVQADEEYRYAILARDLAQELLDGNQRKFNAGLIPVTEVNEARSAKAGREENMLLTEQQVTLARNQLLELIEQGEAQLPQIWQADLPEVTNEKSPDLMNALATGLKKRPDLQQARLEIESRKIALVYADNQRLPRLDLEASLGVNGLSGEGDNTQYDGDWQRSASRALEQDGTSWYAGLRFSVPLQNRTAKAQYRDAAAQDKQSIYRLRRAEISVETVIRSAHAVLDLGEERLEVAKHYADLAQTTLDQETRRLQEGLSNTFRVLTFQNALVDAKIREVAAKTDYYRAQTSLYEAMGTNLERYNIVAALPHEGVTP; encoded by the coding sequence ATGCGAAAGATAGTCATTGCCCTGATTCTTCTGGCCTTCTCAACAACGAGTTTTGCCGAGACTGAAACCCTCAGTCTGCAGCAGGCTCTGGCTTTGGGACTTCAGTACAATTTTGATCTGCAGATCTCCCGCCTCGATGTTGAGCGAGCAGATGCCGGCATCATGGGTGAAGAAGGTCGTTTTGATGTCCTGGCCGAGCTGGGGCTTGGGGTCAGCCGAGATGAACGCCCTGTTGATTCAACGCTTATTGCCGATGATCTTGTTTCCACTGACAAGGCAAGCGCTGAGGCAGCGCTGAGTAAAACCTTTGCGACAGGTTTGCAGACGCGCCTCAGCCTGATCGGTGAGAGTAATGACACCGACGCTCTGGCCGATCGACTTGACCCCGCCTATCGGACTTACCTGGTCCTTGACTTTACCCAGCCCTTGCTCAAGGACATGGGCATCGATATCAATACAACAAGTTTACAGATTGCCAGAACACGACAGCAGCAGGCGGCGCTCGGTTACTTGAGTCGGGCCCAGCAACTCGCAGCTGAAATCGAGCTGACATACCTGGACCTGGTGCAAGCTGATGAGGAGTATCGCTACGCAATCCTTGCCCGCGACCTGGCACAGGAACTTCTCGATGGCAACCAGCGTAAATTTAATGCCGGCCTTATACCCGTTACCGAAGTCAACGAAGCCCGCTCGGCAAAGGCAGGTCGAGAGGAGAATATGCTTCTGACTGAACAACAGGTGACCCTGGCGCGCAATCAACTCCTTGAATTGATTGAGCAGGGGGAAGCACAATTACCGCAGATCTGGCAGGCTGATTTACCCGAAGTCACAAATGAAAAAAGCCCTGACCTGATGAACGCGCTCGCAACCGGGCTCAAGAAGAGGCCGGATCTCCAGCAGGCTCGTCTGGAGATTGAGTCTCGTAAGATTGCGCTGGTCTATGCCGACAACCAACGCTTGCCACGCCTCGACCTTGAGGCCAGCCTCGGTGTCAATGGCCTTTCCGGCGAAGGCGACAATACCCAGTACGACGGTGACTGGCAGCGCTCTGCAAGCCGTGCCCTTGAGCAAGATGGCACCAGCTGGTATGCCGGGTTGCGTTTCAGTGTGCCCCTGCAGAATCGCACGGCAAAAGCTCAATATCGTGATGCAGCCGCACAGGATAAACAATCGATCTATCGCTTGCGACGTGCAGAAATATCTGTCGAAACTGTGATTCGGTCGGCGCATGCCGTCCTCGACCTTGGCGAAGAGCGTCTGGAGGTCGCAAAGCACTATGCTGATCTGGCACAGACCACCCTGGATCAGGAAACCCGTCGCTTGCAGGAGGGTTTGTCCAATACCTTCCGGGTCCTGACCTTCCAAAATGCTCTGGTGGATGCGAAGATCCGCGAGGTGGCTGCGAAAACTGATTACTACCGGGCCCAGACCAGCCTGTATGAGGCCATGGGCACCAATCTCGAACGCTACAATATTGTCGCGGCTTTGCCGCATGAAGGAGTTACACCATGA
- a CDS encoding efflux RND transporter periplasmic adaptor subunit produces the protein MSSAIRNLVFLSLCLAPLLAGCGADSASEASPATQGPANDKATSVKVQIVTAQDLEERFSLPGSLHAWEDLTLAAEIAGPVDWVGPEEGEMLTAGQKIMTIDSVSQRANLERNRVDADIKEKAMQRLQRLVAENLVSQQEYDNSVTAYEAARQNLKLASIALQKSIINAPVAGVLDDRMVERGEYVKVGDPVALVVQVDRLKVLINVPEKDVRYFHPGEEVSVVQAQIDTGEEIHRSGKLVHLAYKADELTRTYLGKVEVDNQDRQLRPGMIVRIDALRRELKGVIAIPLYAVVDLDGRKVVYVEVEGVTKLRPVKIDKVIGGQAVILEGLGLDEKLIVKGHQLLADGARVKVEAD, from the coding sequence ATGAGCAGCGCAATCCGCAATCTGGTTTTCTTGAGTCTCTGTCTGGCGCCCCTCTTGGCGGGCTGCGGAGCTGATTCGGCAAGTGAAGCAAGCCCGGCAACGCAAGGGCCTGCCAATGACAAGGCAACCTCGGTCAAGGTGCAGATCGTTACGGCCCAAGATCTTGAAGAGCGCTTCAGCTTGCCGGGTTCCCTGCACGCCTGGGAGGATTTGACCCTGGCGGCAGAGATTGCCGGGCCGGTCGACTGGGTCGGTCCCGAAGAGGGTGAGATGCTGACCGCCGGGCAAAAGATCATGACGATTGATTCGGTGAGCCAGAGGGCCAATCTGGAACGCAACCGGGTTGATGCCGATATCAAGGAGAAGGCGATGCAGAGGCTGCAGCGGTTGGTTGCTGAAAACCTGGTCAGCCAGCAGGAGTACGATAATAGCGTAACCGCCTATGAGGCGGCCCGGCAGAATCTTAAGCTTGCCAGCATTGCTCTGCAGAAAAGCATCATTAATGCCCCGGTCGCCGGTGTCCTCGATGATCGCATGGTGGAACGCGGTGAATATGTAAAAGTCGGTGATCCCGTGGCGCTGGTGGTGCAGGTGGATCGCCTCAAGGTGTTGATCAATGTGCCGGAAAAAGACGTTCGTTATTTCCACCCCGGAGAAGAGGTGAGTGTCGTTCAAGCGCAGATCGACACCGGGGAAGAGATCCATCGCAGCGGCAAACTTGTCCATCTGGCGTACAAGGCGGACGAACTGACCCGCACCTACCTGGGCAAGGTCGAGGTCGACAATCAGGATCGACAGCTGCGCCCCGGCATGATCGTCCGCATTGATGCCTTGCGGCGAGAGCTCAAAGGTGTGATTGCGATCCCTCTCTATGCCGTAGTTGATCTCGATGGCCGCAAGGTGGTCTACGTTGAAGTCGAGGGTGTGACGAAGCTGCGTCCGGTGAAGATTGATAAAGTGATCGGTGGTCAGGCCGTCATTCTGGAGGGCTTGGGCCTTGATGAGAAATTGATAGTCAAAGGCCACCAGTTACTGGCTGATGGTGCCAGAGTCAAAGTCGAGGCCGATTGA
- a CDS encoding efflux RND transporter permease subunit has translation MLISNAAIKQRSTVFALMLIIIVVGIYSYATLPRESTPDITIPYVLVVTPYEGVSSSDIESLITNPIERKLRGLKNVEEVRSVSAEGSSMITVEFIPEVDIDDAIQWVRDKVDQAKGDLPVDLENDPQILEVNLAEFPVLMVAVSGEVPETLLKGVAEELEEHIEEIPGVLDVVLTGGRENQVRVEIDPDRMAAYRVSFNEIVTAVARENVNIPGGSIDIGQGKYLLRIPGEFTDPAQIDNLVMVVRDGKPIYYKDMATIDFTFEDAKSYARLNGKPSVSLAVKKRTGENIIELTDRVFALLEYAKPLMPEGVELSVTLNQSKDIRNMVSELENNILTGLLLVISVLFLFLGLRNSFFVALAIPFSMLMSFAIIQALGMTLNMVVLFSLMLALGMLVDNAIVIVENIYRHMQEGKNRVDAARIAASEVGWPVISSTITTLCAFFPMTFWPGLMGEFMKFLPITLIITLTSSLFVALVINPTVCATFMRVKKGEVQPDVERTLVVRFYKRVLQWALKHQGATVGLAVAVLLVICGIFGGMVSAKILGVELFPDTEPNRAFVEIKSPEGTGLDTSDEYARIVEKVVSPEQDIKYTIAEVGVAPSGEAGSGSGGQSHMAKVSLEFVDSEDRHESSSLILDRVRNSLANFTGAEIKVEKEKEGPPTGAPVSIEISGENVVLLESLVSQAREKIKGIPGLVDLKDDFSRAKPEIRVLVDREKATLLGLSTADISVLVKAAISGSKMGVYRQGKDEYDIIVRLPEERRQSIADIESLLVPTNLGSPVPLTTVAKLEIGAGFGSIRHIDQKRVVTISGNTTGRNSNDVLVDVQNALSGIDLPGGYRIDYSGEQEEQQKASAFLAKAFVIALFLIVLVLITQFNSISQTFIVMTSVVLSLSGVFLGLILTMTNFGIIMTGIGVISLAGVVVNNAIVLIDYINQLRRQGVELYEALLRAGLVRFRPVMLTAITTILGLLPMAIGVSFDFRNLSMIVGGESAQWWGPMAVAVIFGLAIATLLTLIVVPVLYAVFARIKESMAKRFQVETQV, from the coding sequence ATGCTGATTTCCAATGCCGCAATCAAGCAGCGCAGTACGGTCTTTGCCCTGATGCTGATCATCATCGTGGTCGGTATCTACAGCTATGCCACCCTGCCGCGCGAGTCGACTCCCGATATCACCATTCCCTACGTGTTGGTGGTGACTCCCTACGAGGGGGTGTCGTCCAGTGATATCGAATCGTTGATCACCAACCCGATTGAACGCAAACTGCGTGGCCTGAAAAACGTCGAAGAGGTCCGTTCGGTGAGCGCCGAAGGTTCGTCGATGATCACCGTCGAGTTTATCCCAGAAGTCGATATCGACGACGCCATACAGTGGGTGCGCGACAAGGTTGACCAGGCCAAGGGTGACCTGCCTGTCGACCTGGAAAATGATCCACAGATTCTCGAAGTCAATCTGGCCGAGTTCCCGGTGCTGATGGTGGCGGTCTCCGGTGAAGTGCCGGAAACGCTCCTCAAAGGGGTGGCCGAGGAGCTCGAGGAACATATCGAGGAAATTCCCGGCGTGCTCGATGTGGTCTTGACCGGTGGTCGTGAAAACCAGGTGCGCGTAGAGATCGATCCCGATCGCATGGCTGCCTACCGGGTTTCGTTCAACGAAATCGTGACAGCGGTTGCGCGCGAGAACGTCAATATCCCCGGCGGCAGCATCGATATCGGTCAGGGTAAGTACCTGCTGCGCATTCCCGGAGAATTTACCGACCCGGCGCAGATCGATAATCTGGTGATGGTGGTGCGCGACGGCAAGCCGATCTACTACAAGGATATGGCGACCATCGATTTCACTTTTGAAGACGCCAAAAGCTACGCGCGTCTCAACGGCAAGCCAAGCGTGAGCCTGGCGGTCAAAAAGCGCACCGGCGAGAATATTATCGAGCTGACCGACCGGGTCTTTGCCCTGCTCGAATATGCCAAGCCATTGATGCCGGAAGGGGTCGAACTCTCGGTCACGCTCAACCAGTCAAAAGATATCCGCAACATGGTCTCGGAGCTGGAGAACAACATCCTCACCGGTCTGCTCCTGGTGATCTCGGTACTTTTCCTCTTCCTCGGTCTGCGCAACTCCTTCTTTGTCGCCCTGGCGATCCCCTTTTCGATGCTCATGTCCTTTGCGATTATCCAGGCTCTCGGCATGACCCTTAACATGGTGGTGCTCTTCAGCCTGATGCTGGCGCTCGGCATGCTGGTCGATAACGCCATCGTTATCGTCGAAAATATCTATCGTCACATGCAGGAGGGCAAGAACCGGGTTGACGCAGCGCGGATCGCGGCCAGCGAAGTCGGTTGGCCGGTGATCAGCTCGACGATTACCACCCTCTGCGCCTTTTTCCCCATGACCTTCTGGCCGGGGCTGATGGGCGAGTTCATGAAATTCTTGCCCATTACCCTGATCATTACCCTCACCTCTTCATTGTTTGTCGCGCTAGTGATCAACCCGACGGTGTGTGCCACCTTCATGCGCGTTAAAAAAGGTGAAGTGCAGCCGGATGTGGAGCGGACCCTTGTCGTGCGTTTCTACAAGAGGGTCCTGCAATGGGCTCTCAAGCATCAGGGGGCGACGGTCGGTCTTGCCGTGGCAGTGTTGCTGGTTATCTGCGGCATCTTTGGTGGCATGGTCAGCGCCAAGATCCTCGGTGTCGAACTCTTTCCTGATACCGAACCAAACCGGGCTTTCGTTGAAATCAAGTCACCAGAGGGGACCGGTCTTGATACTTCGGACGAGTATGCCCGCATCGTTGAAAAGGTAGTTTCGCCTGAACAGGACATCAAGTACACGATCGCCGAAGTCGGCGTGGCCCCGAGTGGTGAAGCCGGCTCCGGCAGCGGTGGTCAGTCGCATATGGCCAAGGTCTCTTTGGAGTTTGTCGACAGCGAAGATCGTCACGAATCGTCTTCCCTGATCCTTGATCGGGTGCGCAACAGTCTTGCCAACTTTACCGGTGCGGAGATCAAGGTCGAAAAGGAAAAGGAAGGGCCACCAACAGGGGCGCCGGTGAGTATTGAAATCAGTGGCGAAAATGTCGTGCTTCTGGAAAGCCTGGTCAGTCAGGCACGTGAAAAGATAAAGGGTATCCCCGGGCTCGTCGACCTGAAAGATGACTTCTCCCGGGCCAAGCCGGAGATCCGTGTGCTGGTGGATCGTGAAAAAGCGACTCTTTTAGGACTCTCCACGGCTGACATCTCGGTGCTGGTCAAGGCCGCGATCAGCGGTAGCAAGATGGGGGTCTACCGTCAGGGCAAGGACGAGTACGATATCATCGTGCGTCTGCCGGAAGAGCGTCGTCAGTCGATCGCTGACATCGAGAGTCTGCTGGTGCCGACCAACCTCGGCTCACCGGTACCCTTGACAACGGTGGCCAAGCTGGAGATCGGAGCCGGCTTTGGTTCGATCCGCCATATCGACCAGAAACGGGTGGTGACTATCTCCGGTAATACCACCGGGCGTAACAGCAATGATGTGCTCGTCGATGTGCAAAACGCTTTGTCGGGCATCGATCTGCCTGGTGGCTACCGCATCGATTATTCCGGAGAACAGGAGGAACAGCAAAAAGCCTCAGCATTCCTCGCCAAGGCCTTCGTGATCGCGCTCTTTCTGATCGTGCTGGTACTGATTACCCAGTTCAACTCGATCTCGCAGACATTCATCGTTATGACCAGCGTGGTTCTCTCCCTGTCAGGCGTTTTCCTCGGCCTGATTCTGACCATGACCAACTTCGGTATCATTATGACCGGCATCGGCGTGATCTCGCTGGCCGGGGTGGTGGTCAACAACGCCATTGTCCTGATCGATTACATCAATCAACTACGCCGGCAGGGGGTGGAGCTTTACGAAGCACTGCTGCGTGCCGGCCTGGTCCGTTTCCGTCCGGTTATGCTGACTGCTATTACCACCATCCTCGGTCTGCTACCGATGGCTATCGGTGTCAGCTTTGACTTCCGCAACCTCTCAATGATCGTTGGTGGCGAGTCGGCACAGTGGTGGGGGCCGATGGCGGTCGCGGTCATCTTCGGCCTGGCGATCGCCACCTTGTTGACCCTGATCGTGGTGCCGGTTCTTTATGCGGTCTTCGCCCGTATCAAGGAGTCTATGGCCAAGCGCTTTCAGGTGGAGACGCAGGTGTGA
- the tadA gene encoding tRNA adenosine(34) deaminase TadA: MGTTSEQDIFFMQAAVDEADIALSLGEVPIGAVIVFEGEIIGRGHNLRETSNDPTTHAEMVAIRQAAEHIGHWRLLETTLYVTLEPCVMCMGAMILARVPRLVYACRDPRAGAVGSIYDFAQDDRFNHKVEVTEGVLGEECSQMLSGFFKELRAGKKTKKTL, translated from the coding sequence TTGGGTACAACATCAGAACAAGACATCTTTTTTATGCAGGCCGCCGTGGACGAAGCCGACATTGCCCTCTCTCTTGGCGAAGTGCCGATCGGTGCAGTGATCGTCTTCGAAGGTGAGATCATCGGTCGTGGCCACAACCTGCGCGAAACCAGCAACGATCCGACCACCCACGCCGAGATGGTGGCGATCCGCCAGGCCGCAGAACATATTGGCCACTGGCGTCTGCTTGAAACCACGCTCTACGTCACCCTGGAGCCCTGCGTGATGTGTATGGGCGCCATGATCCTCGCGCGCGTCCCGCGGCTGGTTTACGCCTGCCGCGATCCGCGAGCCGGGGCGGTTGGCTCCATCTATGATTTTGCGCAAGATGATCGTTTCAACCACAAAGTCGAAGTCACCGAAGGTGTGCTGGGTGAAGAATGCAGCCAGATGTTGAGCGGGTTTTTTAAAGAATTAAGGGCTGGAAAAAAAACGAAAAAGACATTATAA